A part of Diachasmimorpha longicaudata isolate KC_UGA_2023 chromosome 11, iyDiaLong2, whole genome shotgun sequence genomic DNA contains:
- the LOC135167691 gene encoding uncharacterized protein LOC135167691 yields the protein MGNTSTIISRRNSSPTGNSVKRVHWGGSGLPGPPGKPILIPSFTEDSQPIIVGIRWERSAYNGGSAIIGYLVEHRRLGSPHWVRSSPGLCSFPELTLTGLEPGWRYQFRVRAQNTVGLSPTSEVSDPLTVTLQRTEAAAPDFITELKNTIVLENDQVEFIVHFSGTPIPKISWFKDGFEIFSSRRTKIITENGRSSLVIHQTALNDEGEIKCTAVNKAGHVSTRGKLILQAHPKIRLPRQYEDGLLFEKGETIKLKISIAGRPFPSVTWYHDGDIIEADDRHIMESIDTGEFSLTILSAERNDRGEYTMKASNKIGDDSSSFLVTVTDRPAAPGAIKIIMTLGRSVTLSWSEPDDDGGCKIGTYIVEYYRIGWNVWLKANTSRRPETTLVDLIGDSEYKFRVKAENPYGVSDPSDETDIVFIPQTKESSSKSVPSLIGGVKIHENQQNSRGRRLEKQNENDIKKTQIRTRSLTRDEAAASHQHSEEFHHQQLQTMTSRSVSVQRLGSDTVLTKTSRSDSRVTFSDTVFLHEEKPLEAPLAPRPAPRASKLDRHLKATAEKMDLSASKGTSPPNPDNSSPPSYLHSNEETVLPSLPRTSSASSVKKPDDDGKNDEEFMLILYPNTDVDYTKKDTNREYTPELDCNFENDDDLLPPPMSRSLPELFSADHHLIEIMREAFSSTELLHERAIERFQRAVAMEEASTKKYPFNTENLPTNQFRNLRPQRISTAEELPTPSPHFDTPLVLNKRRFSEGQVPPANTDDNLAITSPLTVSSDPNLVDFNSNQQSQYEIHEPLLKPATSLRRWDDENLHSMTGNDTSEEEFSSDDEKLLSNNVLITEYAQKDPGINPGSGVVLQPKSILKKRVDDVPGPFTISSPTPKTQSADGKHFGDVTRLNNPSDTVELPVVSDTENDNASLMIAAEVAQNRRKLSAKSSLAKRETAESKEDVEAKRAVIDLYAEIVNAYSSPPVSRSANYTTGEISRTINPSRIPSNENFETPNDVHPMMSNQLTKNLEMQRKPNERKNSTGAGNNSIGGKDIPSRPSRIDFEATSRESSASRSSSTTRKRRRRRGSTTKGITHVKTFDDTLQINANEPGKEQQTNCRNKDGLLTRMTGRSLRSSAINDEAANIIVEPLRVQTRVKVQSIMSYTTDLILFLGALYIYLFKKEILAVPLIGLVLYRRIQSDLTNWIPH from the exons ATGGGAAATACATCGACGATAATCTCACGTAGAAATTCATCACCAACAGGAAATAGTGTTAAACGAGTTCACTGGGGTGGCTCAG GATTGCCTGGACCCCCTGGTAAACCGATTCTGATACCATCATTCACTGAAGACTCACAACCGATTATCGTTGGAATTCGATGGGAAAGATCTGCTTACAATGGAGGCTCTGCTATCATAGGTTATTTGGTGGAGCATCGACGGTTGGGTTCACCCCACTGGGTGAGATCATCCCCAGGTCTCTGTTCATTTCCAGAGCTCACGTTGACCGGTCTCGAACCAGGATGGAGATATCAATTTCGCGTGAGGGCACAGAATACTGTTGGCCTATCTCCCACCAGTGAAGTGTCTGATCCATTAACAGTGACACTTCAACGTACAGAAGCAGCAGCGCCAGATTTCATAACAGAATTGAAGAATACGATCGTCTTGGAGAATGACCAG GTGGAATTCATCGTACACTTTTCGGGAACACCAATACCTAAAATATCGTGGTTCAAGGATGGCTTCGAGATATTCAGTAGTCGACGTACGAAGATCATTACTGAGAACGGTAGGAGTAGTCTAGTTATTCATCAAACAGCTTTAAATGATgagggagaaataaaatgtACAGCTGTGAATAAGGCAGGTCATGTCAGCACGCGGGGAAAGCTCATTTTACAag CGCATCCTAAAATACGTCTTCCACGACAGTACGAAGATGGTCTCTTATTTGAGAAAGGTGAGaccattaaattgaaaatatcaatCGCTGGACGACCGTTTCCATCCGTCACGTGGTATCATGACGGTGACATAATTGAAGCTGACGACAGGCATATTATGGAATCAATAGACACTGGAGAATTTTCTTTGACAATTTTGTCAGCAGAAAGAAATGATCGAGGGGAATATACGATGAAAGcttcaaataaaattggtGATGACAGTTCATCGTTCCTCGTTACTGTGACag atCGTCCTGCTGCTCCTGGAGCCATAAAAATCATCATGACTCTGGGTCGATCTGTGACTCTCTCGTGGTCCGAACCTGACGACGACGGCGGTTGTAAGATAGGAACATATATTGTCGAATATTATAGG ATTGGTTGGAACGTGTGGTTGAAGGCAAACACAAGTCGCAGACCAGAAACCACTCTTGTTGATTTAATCGGTGATTCAGAATACAAATTTCGAGTTAAGGCAGAAAACCCATACGGTGTGAGCGATCCCAGTGACGAAACTGATATTGTATTCATTCCTCAGACGAAGGAGAG TTCCAGCAAGAGCGTACCATCACTCATTGGAGGTGTGAAAATCCACGAAAATCAGCAGAACAGCCGAGGCAGAAGattagaaaaacaaaatgagaATGACATTAAAAAAACCCAGATAAGAACGCGAAGTTTAACAAGAGACGAGGCGGCAGCGAGCCACCAACATTCTGAAGAATTTCATCACCAACAGTTGCAGACAATGACTTCAAGATCAGTTTCTGTGCAACGTTTGGGATCTGATACCGTATTGAcaaaaacttcacgatcaGACAGTCGAGTGACATTTTCAGATACCGTATTTCTTCATGAAGAGAAGCCATTAGAAGCTCCATTGGCCCCACGTCCGGCCCCACGAGCATCAAAACTGGACAGACATTTGAAAGCTACTgctgaaaaaatggatctgTCCGCTTCAAAGGGGACATCACCTCCTAATCCTGATAATTCATCTCCTCCTAGCTATCTCCATTCGAATGAAGAAACCGTCTTGCCCTCTCTTCCAAGGACGTCAAGCGCTTCATCAGTTAAAAAACCGGACGACGACGGAAAAAACGATGAAGAATTCATGTTGATATTGTACCCGAATACCGACgtcgattatacgaaaaaGGACACGAATAGAGAATACACACCTGAGCTAGattgtaattttgaaaatgatgatgatTTACTACCTCCACCGATGTCACGCTCACTACCAGAATTATTCAGTGCAGATCATCATCTCATCGAAATAATGAGAGAAGCTTTTAGTTCAACCGAATTACTTCATGAACGTGCCATCGAGAGGTTCCAAAGGGCTGTAGCAATGGAGGAAGctagcacaaaaaaatatcctttCAACACTGAAAATTTGCCTACAAATCAATTCAGAAATTTACGTCCACAGAGGATATCCACAGCAGAGGAACTACCCACACCTTCACCTCATTTTGATACCCCACTAGTGTTGAATAAAAGAAGATTTAGCGAGGGACAAGTACCTCCTGCAAATACTGATGACAATCTAGCAATTACTTCACCACTGACTGTTTCCTCAGATCCTAATTTAGTAGATTTCAATTCAAACCAACAGTCGCAATATGAAATTCACGAACCACTTCTGAAACCTGCGACGAGTCTTCGACGATGGGACGATGAAAACTTGCATTCAATGACTGGAAATGATACGTCAGAAGAGGAGTTTTCATCGGATgacgaaaaattactgtcaaATAACGTCTTAATTACGGAATATGCGCAAAAGGATCCAGGAATAAATCCAGGAAGTGGAGTAGTTTTACAGCCAAAGTCAATTCttaaaaaaagggttgatgaCGTGCCAGGACCATTCACCATCTCCTCACCTACACCAAAAACCCAATCAGCTGATGGGAAACATTTTGGTGATGTCACACGTCTGAATAATCCCTCTGACACTGTGGAACTACCTGTCGTGTCTGATACAGAAAACGATAACGCTAGTCTGATGATCGCAGCTGAAGTAGCTCAGAATCGTCGAAAATTAAGTGCAAAGTCTTCACTCGCTAAAAGGGAGACAGCTGAATCTAAGGAAGATGTTGAAGCTAAACGCGCTGTCATTGATCTTTACGCTGAAATCGTTAACGCATATTCATCTCCTCCTGTTTCTCGTTCAGCAAATTACACGACTGGAGAGATTTCACGTACGATAAATCCCAGTCGCATTCCaagcaatgaaaatttcgagaCTCCCAATGATGTCCATCCAATGATGTCCAATCAGTTGACGAAAAACTTGGAGATGCAGAGGAAGCCAAACGAGCGAAAGAATTCAACGGGAGCTGGAAATAATTCTATTGGGGGAAAGGATATTCCTTCCAGGCCTTCCAGGATCGACTTTGAAGCCACTAGCAGAGAGTCATCCGCATCAAGATCATCATCAACGACTCGAAAGCGACGCAGACGGCGAGGGTCAACTACGAAAGGAATAACTCATGTCAAGACGTTCGATGACACATTGCAGATAAATGCGAATGAACCGGGGAAAGAACAACAGACAAATTGCAGGAACAAGGATGGATTGCTCACTAGAATGACTGGACGTAGTCTAAGATCGTCTGCTATCAATGATGAAGCTGCCAACATAATTGTGGAACCATTGAGAGTCCAAACTCGTGTGAAGGTTCAATCTATCATGAGTTACACCACTGATCTGATACTTTTTCTTGGTGCCCTTTACATTTATCTGTTTAAAAAGGAAATACTAGCTGTTCCCCTCATCGGACTCGTACTCTACCGTAGAATACAATCAGATTTAACAAATTGGATTCCACATTAA